The following are from one region of the Paenibacillus sabinae T27 genome:
- a CDS encoding FtsX-like permease family protein, producing the protein MKTIAFKMFRANMQQYRLFILCNLASVAISYSFIAIAANKPFKDPTIVDSMVSSNIYAPTALVVLFSCLFIPYTHSVFMKVRSKEYGILLTLGMTESEARIQVLIENMVLCVLFLLSGLGVGTLLSLFFWGMIRYGIGIHGIQIKVSLVAYKVTALYVGGVFLLSLAFNLLSMLKSTILEKIKYTDKTESGGRAKVWLCAAGVGLTVASFAVMVLFYHIHSNIWFVSLLVCVLGSVLIFFNGGALIDYYKLKRPQSYLRQLFLLSDIKYYYRKNRTIFFVTSWIFFAILFFMMFSLITYPNFTHNAVTYHPYHMVYTEITGSYRPLGDKDVRQIAESHGNRVIREDSVKFVRNELYTIFDVADIDKLLAKRYSVQRGSVLYVYPYDVKDGYEHVTDGKLADLRIDSPEGARSFSIQDSVMDPLFGQINSISDRILLVNTQDYSWFTTHSDSYKIGGFLHAYNFADWRHSKDIVEEVAKKLHKQNGGDPLDRFYQVSSRTAAYRTAHQSSNFLTFVVLYACLLLYFSAIAMIHFKLKMESMSDNRRYRSLHRIGLLEDELKTMVDRKIRVIFGVPFAYAAVLTIAYSYYTNSSYGYGLIGLACGALTVSAFLLLHAAVYRRYSQSSSRQATAGISQFKG; encoded by the coding sequence ATGAAAACGATCGCTTTCAAAATGTTTAGGGCGAACATGCAGCAATATCGTCTATTCATCCTGTGCAATCTGGCATCCGTCGCAATTTCATACAGCTTCATCGCCATAGCTGCCAATAAACCTTTCAAAGACCCTACTATAGTCGATTCCATGGTTTCCAGTAATATTTACGCTCCGACGGCGCTGGTCGTTTTGTTCAGTTGTCTATTTATTCCATATACTCATAGCGTCTTTATGAAGGTCCGGTCGAAGGAGTACGGTATCCTGCTGACGCTTGGCATGACGGAGAGCGAAGCTAGGATTCAAGTCTTGATCGAGAATATGGTGCTGTGCGTCCTTTTTCTGCTATCCGGGTTAGGCGTGGGCACCCTGCTGTCTTTGTTTTTCTGGGGAATGATTCGGTATGGAATTGGAATCCATGGCATACAGATTAAGGTCTCCCTCGTAGCGTATAAAGTGACGGCGCTGTATGTGGGAGGTGTATTTCTGCTGTCCCTTGCCTTCAATCTTCTGAGCATGCTGAAGAGCACTATACTGGAGAAAATCAAATATACGGACAAGACGGAGAGTGGCGGCCGTGCCAAGGTGTGGCTGTGTGCGGCCGGCGTCGGCTTAACGGTGGCTTCCTTTGCCGTCATGGTTCTCTTTTATCATATCCACAGCAATATTTGGTTCGTCAGCTTGTTGGTGTGCGTGTTGGGCTCGGTACTGATTTTTTTCAATGGAGGCGCCTTGATTGATTACTACAAACTCAAGCGGCCTCAGTCCTACTTAAGGCAGCTCTTCCTGCTATCCGACATCAAATATTACTATCGCAAAAACCGCACGATCTTCTTTGTGACGAGCTGGATCTTCTTTGCAATCCTTTTCTTTATGATGTTCAGTCTGATCACTTATCCCAATTTCACTCATAATGCGGTTACCTATCACCCTTACCATATGGTCTATACGGAAATCACAGGCAGCTACCGACCACTGGGAGACAAAGATGTCCGGCAAATTGCAGAGTCTCATGGGAATCGGGTTATCCGGGAGGATAGCGTAAAATTTGTGAGGAACGAGCTCTACACGATCTTTGATGTTGCGGATATCGACAAGCTGTTGGCGAAGAGATACAGCGTTCAGCGGGGCTCGGTCCTCTATGTGTATCCATATGATGTTAAAGACGGCTATGAGCATGTGACGGACGGGAAGCTTGCCGACCTTCGGATCGATTCGCCTGAGGGCGCAAGATCCTTCTCTATCCAGGATTCTGTAATGGACCCTTTGTTCGGACAGATCAACAGTATATCCGACCGTATTTTGCTGGTCAACACGCAGGATTACTCCTGGTTTACTACACATAGCGACAGCTATAAAATCGGCGGGTTTCTGCACGCCTATAATTTTGCTGATTGGCGGCATTCGAAGGACATCGTAGAGGAGGTGGCGAAGAAGCTGCACAAGCAGAACGGGGGCGATCCACTAGATCGTTTTTATCAGGTCAGTTCCCGAACAGCGGCTTACCGAACGGCGCATCAAAGCTCCAATTTTCTGACGTTTGTCGTGTTGTATGCCTGTCTGCTGTTGTATTTCTCCGCTATTGCCATGATCCATTTCAAGTTGAAGATGGAATCCATGAGTGACAACAGGCGGTATCGAAGTCTGCACCGAATTGGATTGCTGGAAGATGAACTGAAGACCATGGTCGACCGAAAAATCCGCGTCATTTTTGGAGTCCCGTTTGCTTATGCCGCGGTCCTTACGATTGCGTATAGCTACTACACCAACAGCTCCTACGGCTACGGCCTGATCGGCCTGGCCTGTGGTGCTCTGACCGTATCGGCCTTTCTTCTGCTGCATGCTGCTGTATACCGCCGCTATTCTCAAAGCTCCTCCCGTCAGGCGACGGCAGGAATATCGCAGTTCAAGGGGTAG
- a CDS encoding ABC transporter ATP-binding protein, giving the protein MNALEMRQVSKKYWIHTNRNTMVLNNIDIVLGKNEFVGIMGTSGSGKTTLLNVASGIDKCDGGDIFIGGQNICAMKKNELSLFRRNHIGMVFQDFNLLSSLTVRENIMVPLILDKNTEKLEGDDVERLAKMLDIGSILDQYPYEISGGQQQRAAICRAIINDPEILFADEPTGNLDSQSSKRVLSYFELIHQTREASILMVTHDPFSARHCQRVIFLQDGSVLGEISRQSSDKESFMNRILDVLQRGHI; this is encoded by the coding sequence ATGAACGCTTTGGAAATGAGGCAGGTCTCCAAGAAGTATTGGATCCATACGAACCGGAACACCATGGTACTGAACAACATCGATATTGTCCTAGGGAAGAATGAATTCGTAGGAATAATGGGGACCTCGGGCAGCGGGAAAACTACTCTATTGAATGTGGCATCCGGTATCGATAAGTGCGATGGGGGAGATATTTTCATCGGCGGCCAGAATATCTGTGCGATGAAGAAGAATGAGCTATCCTTGTTTCGCAGAAACCATATCGGCATGGTATTTCAGGATTTCAATCTGCTCAGCAGCTTGACGGTCCGCGAGAACATTATGGTCCCTCTTATTCTGGACAAGAATACCGAGAAATTGGAGGGGGACGATGTGGAGCGTCTGGCCAAAATGCTGGATATTGGCTCTATTCTCGATCAGTATCCGTATGAAATTTCCGGTGGTCAGCAGCAGAGAGCCGCTATTTGCCGTGCAATCATCAACGATCCCGAGATCTTATTCGCCGACGAGCCTACTGGGAACCTGGATTCCCAATCCTCTAAAAGGGTCCTTTCCTATTTCGAGTTGATCCATCAGACCCGTGAAGCGAGCATTCTCATGGTTACGCACGATCCCTTTTCCGCCCGGCACTGTCAGAGAGTGATTTTTCTGCAAGACGGCTCTGTGCTTGGAGAGATCAGCAGACAGAGCAGCGATAAGGAGAGCTTTATGAATCGAATTCTGGATGTGTTGCAAAGAGGTCATATATGA
- a CDS encoding S8 family serine peptidase — protein sequence MNVALIDNGVAINNYTRKYVSSFLEMNESFMEFVEQTSHVDPASHGSVCAGIIRNSTDRVNLHSLKILDKNLSASAAKLIKALEWCQKNRIDIINLSLGTTNSKDFIEIRRCIKQLVSNGIIIVAAINNRGTYTIPASMPEVIGVCSHNSDDIKIIEDSIIGIDVAACSNHWISLDYDKGIHTPYCNSFAVPAVTGLLCQWLGRRESNNEVHFAETLEKVVRSKQQSVAGFSDESMVKLSLTSKIFRDFADAKIRKKVPLIEISCKNEDLSELNRLFYNDNLFPVALSGDTSIENFKKKKLYHIIQSLSSFFDCDLFFLHYLPTQLSRKDIFLRVDESGIHLTCKRRFQKLEMSLQSLKEAYQTILDLLT from the coding sequence ATGAACGTAGCCTTGATTGATAATGGGGTAGCCATAAACAATTATACGCGGAAGTACGTGTCTTCATTTCTTGAAATGAATGAATCATTCATGGAGTTTGTTGAACAAACCTCTCATGTTGATCCGGCAAGCCATGGAAGTGTTTGCGCTGGTATTATCAGGAACTCAACGGACAGGGTGAATCTGCACAGTCTTAAAATACTAGACAAGAATCTCAGTGCAAGTGCAGCAAAATTAATTAAAGCGCTTGAATGGTGTCAAAAGAATCGCATAGATATTATTAATTTAAGTCTGGGCACGACTAACAGTAAGGATTTCATAGAGATTCGACGTTGCATCAAACAGTTGGTTTCTAATGGGATTATTATTGTTGCCGCGATAAATAATAGGGGTACTTACACAATCCCTGCTTCTATGCCTGAGGTTATAGGGGTGTGTTCTCACAATAGCGATGATATAAAGATTATCGAGGATTCCATCATTGGAATCGATGTTGCCGCGTGTTCAAACCATTGGATTAGTTTGGACTATGATAAGGGAATACATACGCCCTACTGCAATAGCTTTGCGGTACCTGCTGTAACAGGACTACTATGTCAGTGGTTAGGTAGAAGGGAAAGCAATAATGAAGTCCATTTTGCTGAAACTCTCGAGAAGGTAGTCCGAAGTAAGCAGCAATCAGTGGCCGGGTTCTCAGATGAATCTATGGTCAAACTTAGTCTCACTTCAAAAATCTTTCGCGATTTTGCCGATGCAAAGATTAGGAAAAAGGTTCCCCTGATCGAGATATCATGCAAAAACGAAGACTTAAGTGAACTCAATCGATTGTTCTATAATGACAATCTGTTCCCTGTAGCTCTTAGTGGAGATACGTCTATTGAAAATTTTAAAAAAAAGAAATTATATCACATAATTCAAAGCTTAAGCAGTTTCTTTGATTGTGACTTGTTTTTCTTGCATTATTTACCGACGCAGCTGAGTAGAAAAGACATATTTTTGAGGGTGGACGAGTCGGGCATCCATCTGACTTGTAAGAGACGATTCCAGAAACTTGAGATGAGCCTCCAATCTCTTAAAGAGGCCTATCAAACTATTCTAGATTTATTGACATGA
- a CDS encoding GH32 C-terminal domain-containing protein: protein MDIRGGDIHTGQENIFKDFHGRSYSIETQIDVADLTEGKFGFAVRDGDGQHADLTYDKSINEFVFNREYSRIKVDVEEFNRPQRVIVHPKEGKIKLEILVDRNAVEVFINDGEYVLSNLILNDLSSDGLRLWTDGHVHLDYLKLRNSSEITIS, encoded by the coding sequence ATGGATATAAGAGGAGGAGATATACACACGGGTCAAGAGAATATTTTTAAAGATTTTCATGGACGTTCTTATTCTATTGAGACCCAAATAGATGTTGCAGATTTAACGGAAGGAAAGTTTGGGTTTGCTGTTAGAGATGGGGACGGGCAGCATGCAGATCTGACCTATGATAAATCAATAAATGAATTTGTGTTTAATAGGGAATATTCAAGGATCAAGGTTGATGTTGAAGAGTTCAACAGACCGCAAAGAGTGATTGTACACCCGAAAGAGGGGAAAATTAAGCTGGAAATATTAGTGGACAGGAATGCCGTCGAAGTATTCATCAATGACGGGGAATACGTGCTAAGTAATTTAATATTAAATGATTTGTCTTCAGATGGATTGAGACTATGGACAGATGGACATGTACATTTAGATTACCTAAAACTAAGGAATTCTAGTGAAATTACGATCAGTTAG
- a CDS encoding RNA-guided endonuclease TnpB family protein — protein MKVVKTLKHPITSHHRMLDATLHVYQEALSFLITVIQEQFMALKSLSTQAVVTAVERLTHRTRHNPDPLYTEFDQRFYKFPSYFRRSAIAEAFGIVKSHHSRFELWQAERQHAQQEGKRFSKKPPILQAQHQAFPCLYKGNMFIRTSHTTANIKVFHQGDWVWLPITFKGQDLFKRNVWSMKECSPTLVRTGKRYALHIAYEGDVKLTQTEPSKQRVCAVDLGLTNSAVCSVMDASGTVLARTFINQAKEKDRMRQITGKLKQAQRQSGIGTKPNFWRRINGLQTHIVHDTAHQILAFAQKHRADVIVMEYLGKMRLPKGTWGAKRFRAKLQFWAKRCIQTKVTEMAHFLGMRVSMVNPANTSALAFDGSGFVQRNTKRDVAVFTTGKMYHADLNASYNIGARYVLRNIQKSTSEMRWLSLEAKDPSLAKRTYWTLASLIRVQQALRLQT, from the coding sequence ATGAAGGTGGTCAAAACACTCAAACATCCGATTACGTCTCACCATCGCATGCTGGATGCGACTCTCCATGTATACCAAGAGGCGCTGTCGTTTTTGATTACAGTCATTCAAGAGCAGTTTATGGCCTTGAAATCGTTATCCACTCAAGCGGTGGTGACAGCGGTAGAACGGCTGACTCATCGTACCAGGCACAACCCGGATCCACTCTACACCGAGTTTGATCAACGCTTTTATAAGTTTCCTTCGTACTTCCGCAGAAGTGCCATTGCCGAAGCGTTTGGTATTGTGAAAAGCCATCATTCCCGTTTTGAGCTTTGGCAAGCCGAGCGGCAACACGCCCAGCAAGAAGGGAAACGCTTTTCGAAGAAACCTCCGATACTCCAGGCCCAGCATCAGGCGTTCCCTTGCTTGTACAAAGGCAACATGTTCATACGAACCTCTCATACGACAGCCAACATCAAAGTATTTCATCAAGGTGACTGGGTCTGGCTCCCCATTACCTTTAAGGGGCAAGACCTATTTAAACGTAACGTGTGGAGCATGAAAGAATGCAGCCCCACATTGGTTCGAACAGGAAAACGCTATGCCCTTCATATCGCTTATGAAGGGGATGTGAAGCTGACTCAGACGGAACCTTCCAAACAGCGGGTGTGTGCCGTTGATTTAGGATTAACGAATTCCGCAGTTTGTTCCGTGATGGACGCAAGCGGCACTGTCTTGGCGAGGACCTTTATCAACCAAGCCAAAGAGAAAGACCGGATGCGCCAAATCACAGGCAAACTGAAACAAGCCCAGCGACAATCCGGTATAGGTACAAAACCGAATTTCTGGCGGCGGATAAACGGCTTACAGACGCATATCGTCCACGATACCGCACATCAAATCCTCGCCTTTGCCCAAAAGCACCGTGCAGATGTCATTGTCATGGAGTATTTAGGAAAGATGCGTCTGCCTAAAGGAACGTGGGGAGCCAAGCGGTTTCGTGCCAAGCTCCAGTTTTGGGCGAAACGGTGCATCCAAACGAAAGTGACCGAGATGGCGCATTTCTTGGGGATGCGGGTTTCCATGGTCAATCCGGCGAATACCAGTGCGCTTGCTTTTGACGGCAGTGGATTTGTACAACGCAACACAAAGCGGGATGTTGCTGTATTCACAACAGGCAAAATGTATCACGCAGACCTTAATGCCTCGTATAACATCGGCGCACGATACGTGCTACGTAATATACAAAAATCCACATCTGAAATGAGGTGGTTGTCCTTGGAGGCCAAAGACCCTTCATTGGCAAAACGAACGTATTGGACGTTGGCTTCCCTCATTAGGGTGCAACAGGCACTGAGACTTCAAACATGA
- a CDS encoding MetQ/NlpA family ABC transporter substrate-binding protein, with the protein MARKRNIWFAAVIVATGILAGCGSQNGNGEAAAPQASTAASEAPKEVTIKVGASAVPHAEILEFIKPKLKEEGVNLEVVTLDDDGQLNPALQEKQIDANYFQHVPYLDSVKGEKGYDFVVTAKVHVEPIGFYSEKLKSKDEIPHGAKIGIPNNPSNEYRALVLLQQQGFIKLKDGITTYEATPKDIVDNPHNLEFVEADAATLPRSLPDLDGAIINTNLVLEAKIDPKSALFREDANSPYANVVVVRKGDENREEIKKLDEALTSPEVKKFIEDKYGVAVVPAF; encoded by the coding sequence ATGGCGAGAAAAAGAAACATATGGTTTGCGGCGGTCATTGTGGCGACAGGAATCCTGGCCGGCTGCGGATCGCAGAACGGAAACGGGGAGGCGGCGGCTCCGCAGGCCAGCACGGCTGCAAGTGAAGCGCCCAAGGAAGTAACAATCAAGGTAGGGGCGTCGGCTGTGCCGCATGCCGAGATTCTGGAGTTTATCAAGCCGAAGCTGAAAGAAGAAGGCGTCAATCTGGAGGTCGTTACGCTGGATGATGACGGACAGCTAAATCCTGCTCTCCAGGAGAAACAGATTGATGCCAACTACTTCCAGCACGTTCCTTATCTGGATTCCGTTAAGGGAGAGAAGGGCTATGATTTCGTAGTTACGGCTAAAGTTCATGTGGAACCGATCGGCTTCTACTCGGAGAAGCTGAAGAGCAAGGACGAAATCCCGCACGGCGCGAAAATCGGCATTCCGAACAATCCTTCCAACGAATACCGGGCGCTTGTCCTGCTTCAGCAGCAGGGGTTTATCAAGCTGAAGGATGGTATTACGACTTACGAGGCGACTCCCAAAGATATCGTGGATAACCCGCATAATCTGGAGTTTGTCGAAGCGGATGCCGCCACGCTGCCGCGTTCGCTGCCCGATCTGGACGGAGCGATCATTAATACCAACCTCGTCCTCGAGGCTAAAATCGATCCCAAGTCGGCGCTGTTCCGCGAAGACGCGAATTCTCCTTACGCCAACGTAGTGGTGGTCCGCAAGGGCGATGAGAACCGCGAGGAAATCAAGAAGCTGGATGAAGCCCTGACAAGTCCAGAGGTCAAAAAATTCATCGAAGATAAATACGGCGTAGCCGTTGTGCCTGCATTCTAA
- a CDS encoding methionine ABC transporter permease, whose product MRDDLAELLWEGLRETLYMVAWSSVFALFLGTLLGITLVVTEKGGILSAPGVNRVISTAINGVRSIPFIILIVILLPLSRLIVGTTLGPTAAIVSLSIGAAPFLGRIIENALREVEDGKIEAAKSVGAGPFTIILQVLIPEALPALVRGMTIAVISITEFTAVAGAIGAGGLGSLAIRFGYQRFRTDILLGTVLLIILIVQLIQWSGDYIARSIDRRRCKNG is encoded by the coding sequence ATGAGAGACGATCTGGCCGAATTGCTGTGGGAAGGATTGCGGGAGACGCTGTACATGGTGGCGTGGTCGTCGGTCTTCGCGCTGTTTCTGGGAACGCTGCTTGGGATTACGCTGGTCGTTACGGAGAAGGGAGGAATCCTCTCCGCTCCCGGAGTCAACCGGGTAATCAGCACCGCCATCAACGGCGTGCGCTCGATCCCCTTTATCATTCTGATTGTGATTTTGCTGCCGTTATCACGGCTGATTGTGGGCACAACGCTCGGCCCGACAGCGGCGATTGTCTCATTATCCATCGGCGCCGCCCCGTTTCTGGGAAGAATTATCGAGAATGCCCTGCGCGAAGTGGAGGACGGCAAGATCGAAGCGGCGAAATCGGTAGGCGCGGGGCCGTTCACCATCATTCTGCAGGTGCTTATACCCGAAGCTCTGCCCGCTCTGGTCCGGGGGATGACGATCGCCGTCATATCTATTACCGAATTCACGGCGGTGGCGGGAGCCATCGGCGCGGGGGGACTAGGGAGCCTGGCGATCCGCTTCGGCTATCAACGGTTCCGGACCGATATTTTGCTCGGTACAGTCCTTCTTATCATCTTGATTGTGCAGCTTATCCAATGGTCCGGCGACTATATCGCCCGCTCCATTGACCGGAGACGCTGCAAGAACGGCTAA
- a CDS encoding methionine ABC transporter ATP-binding protein: MITVTNLNKSYRTRSGTVPALQDINLQIEKGEIFGIIGFSGAGKSTLIRCLNRLEEPDSGRIVIGETVITNLKERELRLARRKIGMIFQQFNLFDSKTVFENVAFPLKVAGYPKSEVKRRVGDILELVKLANKASSYPSQLSGGQKQRVGIARALAGEPDVLLSDEATSALDPQTTYSILELLGDINRNLGLTIVLITHEMDVLRHICSGAAVIEGGRIVESAPVRQLFQDPQSDTAKRFAGIFDFYKSGQHGDTPEQEKEAVLR; the protein is encoded by the coding sequence ATGATCACCGTTACTAATCTGAACAAGAGCTACCGGACGCGCAGCGGAACGGTTCCGGCGCTTCAGGATATTAATCTTCAGATCGAGAAAGGTGAGATATTCGGCATCATCGGCTTCAGCGGTGCCGGGAAGTCCACACTGATCCGCTGTCTGAACCGGCTGGAGGAGCCGGATTCGGGCCGCATTGTGATCGGCGAGACGGTCATCACCAACCTTAAGGAGCGTGAACTTCGGCTGGCCCGCCGCAAGATCGGGATGATTTTTCAGCAGTTTAACTTGTTCGATTCCAAGACGGTATTCGAAAATGTCGCGTTTCCGCTGAAGGTGGCGGGTTATCCCAAGTCGGAGGTGAAGCGGCGCGTCGGGGACATTCTGGAGCTGGTGAAGCTTGCGAACAAGGCTAGCAGCTATCCTTCCCAGCTGAGCGGGGGGCAGAAGCAGCGGGTAGGCATAGCCAGGGCGCTGGCCGGAGAGCCGGACGTGCTGCTGTCGGACGAAGCGACCTCGGCGCTGGATCCGCAGACGACCTATTCCATTCTGGAGCTGCTCGGGGATATTAACCGCAACCTCGGCCTTACGATCGTGCTGATTACGCATGAAATGGATGTTCTCCGCCACATTTGCAGCGGCGCCGCCGTGATAGAGGGAGGACGCATCGTCGAGAGCGCTCCCGTCCGCCAGCTGTTTCAAGACCCGCAGAGCGATACGGCCAAGCGGTTCGCCGGAATTTTCGACTTCTACAAGAGCGGGCAGCACGGCGACACTCCGGAGCAGGAAAAGGAGGCTGTGCTGCGATGA
- the hydA gene encoding dihydropyrimidinase produces MKKIIKNGTIVTAADTFTGDVAIENGIITEIGLNLQAEAAEIVDASGCYVFPGGIDPHTHLDMPFGGTVTADDFETGTIAAAYGGTTTVIDFCLTSKGLPLQQAVNTWHEKSQDKAVIDYSFHLMVSELNDQVLAELPQIIENEGITSLKVFMAYKNVLQADDGTLYKTLQAAKKEGALVMVHAENGDVIDYLVSKALAEGNTDPIYHALTRPPELEGEATGRAAYLTELTDSQLYVVHVTCAEAAWKIEEARKKGLRVYGETCPQYLVLDQTALEKPNFEGAKYVWSPPLREQWNQDVLWKSLWNGSLQTIGSDQCSFNFKGQKELGLGDFSKIPNGGPTIEDRFTILYSEGVEKGRISLNKFVDIISTTSAKLFGLFPQKGTIAVGSDADIVIFDPSVQRTLSAETHHMNVDYNAFEGFEVKGEPVSVLSRGEFVIRDKQFVGKAGAGKYLQRKRFGTAPVVPAKAEISGGVV; encoded by the coding sequence ATGAAGAAGATCATCAAGAACGGAACGATTGTAACGGCAGCGGACACGTTTACCGGGGATGTCGCGATCGAGAATGGCATCATTACGGAAATCGGGCTTAACCTGCAAGCGGAAGCCGCCGAGATCGTCGACGCTTCCGGCTGTTATGTCTTCCCGGGCGGGATCGACCCGCATACGCATCTGGATATGCCGTTTGGCGGCACCGTGACAGCCGACGACTTCGAGACGGGTACCATCGCCGCCGCCTACGGCGGAACGACAACGGTGATCGACTTCTGCCTGACGAGCAAGGGGCTGCCGCTTCAGCAGGCGGTGAATACCTGGCATGAGAAGTCGCAGGACAAAGCCGTGATCGACTACAGCTTCCACCTGATGGTGTCCGAGCTGAACGACCAGGTGCTCGCGGAGCTACCGCAAATTATCGAGAACGAAGGCATCACTTCCCTTAAAGTGTTCATGGCTTACAAAAATGTGCTTCAGGCCGACGACGGCACGCTCTACAAGACGCTCCAGGCCGCGAAAAAAGAGGGCGCGCTCGTCATGGTCCACGCCGAGAACGGCGATGTGATCGACTACCTCGTCAGCAAAGCGCTGGCCGAGGGCAACACCGATCCGATCTACCATGCGCTGACCCGGCCGCCTGAGCTGGAGGGCGAGGCCACGGGCCGCGCCGCCTATTTGACCGAGCTTACCGATTCGCAGCTGTATGTGGTGCATGTAACCTGCGCCGAAGCGGCGTGGAAGATCGAGGAGGCCCGCAAGAAGGGGCTGCGCGTCTACGGCGAGACCTGCCCGCAGTATCTGGTGCTTGACCAGACCGCGCTTGAGAAGCCGAACTTTGAGGGCGCCAAATATGTATGGTCCCCGCCGCTGCGCGAGCAGTGGAATCAGGACGTGCTGTGGAAATCCCTCTGGAACGGCAGTCTGCAGACGATCGGCTCCGACCAATGCTCCTTTAACTTCAAGGGCCAGAAGGAGCTGGGTCTCGGCGACTTCTCGAAAATTCCGAACGGCGGGCCGACGATTGAAGACCGGTTCACCATTTTGTACTCGGAGGGTGTGGAAAAAGGTCGCATCTCCCTGAACAAGTTCGTGGACATTATCTCGACGACCAGCGCGAAGCTATTTGGCCTGTTCCCGCAAAAAGGAACGATTGCCGTCGGCAGCGACGCCGATATCGTCATTTTCGATCCGTCGGTGCAGCGGACCCTTTCCGCCGAAACCCATCATATGAACGTCGACTATAATGCCTTTGAAGGCTTTGAGGTGAAGGGAGAGCCGGTATCCGTACTGAGCCGCGGCGAGTTCGTCATCCGCGACAAACAGTTCGTGGGCAAGGCGGGCGCCGGCAAGTATTTGCAGCGTAAACGGTTTGGAACCGCACCGGTGGTGCCGGCCAAAGCCGAGATCAGTGGAGGGGTGGTTTAA
- the preA gene encoding NAD-dependent dihydropyrimidine dehydrogenase subunit PreA, whose translation MADLRVDLAGIKSPNPFWLASAPPTNTGYQVQRAFEAGWGGAVWKTLGDPIINTSARFAAVNFNGQRVAGFNNIELITDRPLEVNLKEIYETKKRFPNHAVVASLMVEPKQEKWHEIVKRVEDVGVDGLELNFGCPHGMAERGMGAASGQQPDLVEAQTYWVKEVATTPVIVKLTPNITDITVTARHAVKGGADAISLINTINSLAGVDIHTWNTIPHIGGKGAHGGYCGPAVKPIALNMVAECARHPEINVPISGIGGISTWQDVVEFMLMGSTAIQICTAAMHHGFRIVEEMIDGLNNYLDEKGLASVTELTGKSVSKYSNWGDLDLNYKVVARINEDNCINCNKCHIACEDTSHQCIDMLTNAEGKAILKVREEDCVGCNLCSIVCPAEGAIDMVEVDSGLPPMTWNERQRVVGSLGGAYSKAEVV comes from the coding sequence ATGGCAGATTTGAGAGTCGATCTCGCAGGAATCAAGTCCCCCAATCCGTTCTGGCTGGCCTCGGCCCCGCCTACCAATACAGGCTATCAAGTGCAGCGCGCTTTTGAAGCGGGCTGGGGCGGAGCCGTATGGAAGACGCTTGGCGATCCGATCATCAATACATCCGCGCGTTTTGCGGCCGTTAATTTTAACGGACAGCGCGTGGCGGGCTTTAACAATATCGAGCTGATTACGGACCGTCCGCTTGAAGTCAATCTGAAGGAAATCTACGAGACCAAGAAGCGATTCCCGAATCACGCCGTGGTCGCCTCCCTGATGGTGGAGCCCAAACAGGAGAAGTGGCATGAAATCGTCAAAAGAGTCGAGGATGTCGGCGTGGACGGCCTGGAGCTGAACTTCGGCTGTCCGCACGGGATGGCTGAGCGCGGCATGGGCGCCGCTTCCGGCCAGCAGCCCGATCTGGTGGAGGCGCAGACGTATTGGGTAAAAGAAGTGGCGACAACACCCGTCATCGTCAAGCTGACTCCGAACATTACCGACATTACGGTTACGGCTCGCCACGCCGTCAAGGGAGGCGCCGACGCGATCAGCCTGATCAACACGATCAACAGTCTCGCGGGAGTGGACATCCATACGTGGAACACGATCCCCCACATCGGCGGCAAGGGAGCTCACGGCGGTTACTGCGGCCCGGCCGTCAAGCCTATCGCACTGAACATGGTGGCCGAATGCGCCCGCCACCCCGAGATCAACGTTCCGATCTCCGGCATCGGCGGCATTTCTACCTGGCAGGACGTTGTCGAGTTCATGCTGATGGGCTCCACCGCGATCCAGATATGTACGGCGGCTATGCATCACGGCTTCCGGATCGTAGAGGAAATGATCGATGGCCTGAACAATTATTTGGATGAGAAGGGGCTTGCATCCGTCACTGAACTGACCGGCAAATCGGTGTCCAAATACTCGAACTGGGGCGACCTTGACCTCAACTATAAAGTAGTGGCCCGAATCAACGAGGACAACTGCATCAACTGCAACAAATGCCATATTGCCTGCGAAGACACTTCGCATCAATGCATCGACATGCTGACCAATGCGGAAGGCAAGGCGATTCTGAAGGTGCGCGAGGAGGATTGTGTCGGCTGCAACCTGTGCTCCATCGTCTGCCCGGCGGAAGGCGCTATCGACATGGTGGAGGTGGACAGCGGCCTGCCGCCGATGACGTGGAACGAGCGTCAGCGCGTCGTGGGCAGCTTGGGCGGTGCTTATTCCAAAGCGGAGGTGGTATAA